The following coding sequences are from one Nicotiana tomentosiformis chromosome 3, ASM39032v3, whole genome shotgun sequence window:
- the LOC104110246 gene encoding uncharacterized protein has translation MANTASTIWPNEQQPMEQQQLPQQSVPYPEAVPNSAWQSSGSIGPFFAVISVLTVLAILSCIVGRFCMNRKPVTPLDSIKGERDWCGWLRGKLYWRCMDCGDHCLGNKAIEGKGQDVV, from the coding sequence ATGGCAAACACAGCTTCGACAATTTGGCCAAATGAACAGCAACCGATGGAGCAACAGCAATTACCTCAACAATCAGTACCATACCCTGAAGCTGTGCCGAATAGCGCTTGGCAATCTTCAGGGTCCATAGGGCCATTTTTCGCTGTGATCTCTGTATTAACCGTTCTTGCTATTCTTTCGTGTATTGTGGGAAGATTTTGCATGAATCGTAAACCAGTAACGCCGCTGGATAGCATCAAAGGCGAGCGAGATTGGTGTGGGTGGCTGAGGGGCAAATTATACTGGCGATGTATGGATTGTGGTGATCATTGTTTGGGGAATAAGGCTATTGAAGGCAAAGGTCAAGACGTTGTttga